In Desulfobacterales bacterium, a genomic segment contains:
- a CDS encoding desulfoferrodoxin family protein yields the protein MKIKRVGILMAVMVLVITFCSGVSLADKSAVTIEAPDQAAKGTEITVKIHITHSANNYFHYTNWVKVIVNGKDAALWEYSAGNRPEDAKFTKEIKLTVTEPMEIVAEANCNLHGGQGPAKKMIQLQ from the coding sequence ATGAAAATCAAAAGGGTCGGAATATTAATGGCGGTGATGGTCCTGGTAATTACCTTTTGTAGCGGGGTCTCCCTGGCTGATAAATCCGCGGTGACCATTGAGGCACCCGACCAGGCGGCGAAGGGAACGGAAATTACGGTCAAGATCCATATCACCCACAGCGCCAACAACTACTTCCATTATACGAACTGGGTAAAAGTCATCGTAAACGGCAAGGATGCGGCTTTGTGGGAATATTCCGCAGGCAACCGGCCTGAGGACGCCAAATTCACCAAGGAAATAAAACTGACGGTCACCGAGCCGATGGAGATTGTGGCCGAGGCAAACTGCAATTTGCACGGCGGCCAGGGGCCGGCCAAAAAAATGATCCAACTGCAGTAA